A genomic segment from Arcobacter acticola encodes:
- a CDS encoding cache domain-containing protein: MQDISNEKFVLRIIKYAPLIFILIASILTTAYISLDYINTLKKEKEKIENEYIKLNKELIKSDINNIYNYINNKNAQSNELLKQKLKKEINTAHDIMTSIYDKYKNERTKEEIIEIMKTALENVRFNDGRGYFSIHTMEGVNVFHPIYKEFEGTLVLNRKDIYGDYPVREAISIAKAKTEGFLSWYYYKLKDKSKELKKLGIVKEFKPYNFIITTAEFEEDFENLVKNQIIDYIKVLNDGGSNHIFIIDKNADFLLTKTKFVNVSDIDKENIFVKSYNDFINSNDKDKYSQYEYTSIDERISKSAKISYLRKVEIYDWIIGTGFNLDNLSLKIKEKQKELEKDYDEHMYVAIIIATSMTFLFLISSMLVSRLLQKKFLLHKKDLEKQIIENKKQKETLIRAQEVAHIGDWKLDLQTNEVFWSDEIIRIFGFEKYDKNMFGFELLKDIIVPEDISALEDVIRNCINKGIEYKIIYRIKRANNEIRWIDCRGKLDEDKLSIIGIIQDITESKNLEIEKQQKDELLYQQSKMAAMGEMIGNIAHQWRQPLSTISTASTGTKLQKEMNCLSDEDLFSALTSINNSAQYLSKTIDDFRDFFNPSNNKITEFNIKDTILKTLNLVKAQFVSKEIEIIQDIQEYKIRTIENELIQVLVNILNNARDALDLAENQRRLIFINAYSKDNTLHLEIQDNAQGIPEDIIDRIFEPYFTTKHQSQGTGIGLYMSKEIVEKHLNGKLIVSNKEYVFDGISYVGACFTIGIMDDFI, from the coding sequence ATGCAAGATATATCAAATGAAAAATTTGTATTGAGAATAATTAAATATGCTCCTTTAATATTTATATTAATCGCTTCAATTTTAACTACAGCTTACATCTCTTTAGATTATATTAATACTTTAAAAAAAGAAAAAGAAAAAATAGAGAATGAATATATAAAGTTAAATAAAGAGTTAATCAAAAGTGACATAAACAATATATACAACTATATAAATAATAAAAATGCTCAATCTAATGAGCTTTTAAAACAAAAACTAAAAAAAGAGATAAATACTGCTCACGATATTATGACTTCTATATATGATAAGTATAAAAATGAAAGAACAAAAGAAGAAATAATTGAAATAATGAAAACAGCCTTAGAGAATGTAAGATTTAACGATGGAAGAGGTTATTTTTCAATTCATACAATGGAAGGAGTAAATGTTTTTCATCCAATATATAAAGAGTTTGAAGGAACTTTAGTATTAAATAGAAAAGACATTTATGGAGATTATCCTGTAAGAGAGGCTATTTCTATTGCAAAAGCAAAAACAGAAGGTTTTCTTTCTTGGTATTATTATAAGTTAAAAGATAAATCGAAAGAGTTAAAAAAACTTGGTATTGTAAAGGAATTTAAACCATATAACTTTATTATTACCACTGCAGAATTCGAAGAAGATTTTGAAAATCTAGTAAAAAATCAAATTATAGATTATATAAAAGTTCTAAATGATGGTGGAAGTAATCATATTTTTATAATAGATAAAAATGCAGATTTTTTACTAACTAAAACAAAATTTGTTAATGTAAGTGATATTGATAAAGAAAATATATTTGTTAAATCATATAACGATTTTATAAATTCTAATGATAAAGATAAATATTCACAATATGAATATACAAGTATAGATGAACGTATAAGTAAGTCAGCAAAAATTTCATATCTAAGAAAAGTAGAAATCTATGATTGGATAATAGGAACAGGTTTTAACTTAGATAATCTAAGTTTAAAAATAAAAGAAAAACAAAAAGAATTAGAAAAAGATTATGATGAACATATGTATGTTGCAATTATAATTGCAACTTCTATGACTTTTTTATTTTTAATATCTTCAATGCTTGTTTCAAGATTATTACAAAAGAAATTTTTACTACATAAAAAAGATTTAGAAAAACAAATCATTGAAAATAAAAAACAAAAAGAGACTTTAATAAGAGCACAAGAAGTAGCGCATATTGGTGATTGGAAATTAGACTTACAAACAAATGAAGTTTTTTGGTCAGATGAAATTATTCGTATATTCGGTTTTGAAAAATATGATAAGAATATGTTTGGATTTGAACTTCTAAAAGACATAATAGTTCCTGAAGATATATCTGCTTTGGAAGATGTAATAAGAAACTGCATAAATAAAGGAATAGAATATAAAATTATTTATAGAATAAAAAGAGCAAATAATGAAATTCGTTGGATTGATTGTAGAGGAAAATTGGATGAAGATAAATTATCTATTATTGGAATAATACAAGATATAACTGAAAGTAAAAATCTTGAAATAGAAAAACAACAAAAAGATGAGTTATTATATCAACAAAGTAAAATGGCAGCAATGGGTGAAATGATAGGAAATATCGCCCACCAATGGAGACAACCACTTTCTACTATTTCAACAGCGTCAACAGGAACAAAATTACAAAAAGAGATGAATTGTTTGAGTGATGAAGATTTATTCTCAGCTTTAACTTCTATAAATAATTCAGCTCAATATTTATCTAAAACAATTGATGATTTTAGAGATTTCTTTAATCCAAGCAATAATAAAATTACTGAATTTAATATCAAAGATACTATTTTAAAAACCTTAAATCTAGTAAAAGCACAATTTGTTTCAAAAGAAATAGAGATTATTCAAGATATACAAGAATATAAAATAAGGACGATAGAAAATGAGTTAATTCAAGTATTGGTAAATATATTAAATAATGCAAGAGATGCATTAGATCTTGCAGAAAATCAAAGAAGATTAATTTTTATAAATGCATATTCAAAAGACAATACTTTGCATTTGGAAATACAAGATAATGCACAAGGAATACCAGAAGATATAATAGATAGAATATTTGAACCATATTTTACAACAAAACATCAATCTCAAGGTACAGGAATTGGGTTATATATGAGTAAAGAGATAGTAGAAAAACATTTAAATGGAAAACTAATTGTATCAAATAAAGAGTATGTATTTGATGGAATATCCTATGTGGGCGCTTGCTTTACAATTGGAATTATGGATGATTTTATTTAA
- a CDS encoding sensor histidine kinase: MKNRKYKSKRFLLPILSLVLISIVSIASISSYITIKIFKSHMEEQIEKTKISYTQDQKNKVHQEVDFVKETIDFQIADAENILKANLKDKINIAINVANSIYDTYKDINSKEEIKEKIAKTLSLIKFDDGLGYYFIYDSKTNVMLEHPLSELIGNDMTTFINNSGQNLIELFTSELEKNEIAYSKTYFAKPNDKEKEFPKITCVTKFEPLNLVFGIGEYLDIIEKQSKEYIINRFSKTKYYEKDKYIAILEVHDLKGGDDFATVLLNSNKPELIGNKTSDKDLDIKGNMYKKDYLTLIKEKGEGFTEYWYKKPSTNQPELKISYIYFQKDWNWIILSGFYYDDLEKQILSMKESISSYTNHTIKETLFWVGLLSLFAILVAIIVSLKIDKTIKEYTNAIVVYEDNKRKQEHLLIQQSKIAAMGEMILNIAHQWRQPLSTISTAATGTKLQKEMNCLSDEQLNTALTTINDSSQHLSKIIDDFGEFFNSSNNRMSEYNINDILDKTLEIIKAQFIDKNIELVKNIEEFKLLSIENELIQVLVNILNNAADALTLNKNERKLIFIEAYQKKNHSYINIKDNAGGIPENIIDRIFEPYFTTKHQAQGTGIGLYMSEEIVKNHLNGTLSAENDTYEYEGISYVGAKFIIKIN; the protein is encoded by the coding sequence ATGAAAAATAGAAAATATAAATCAAAAAGGTTTTTACTACCAATTCTTTCATTAGTACTTATATCTATTGTATCCATAGCTTCTATAAGTTCTTATATTACAATTAAAATATTCAAATCCCATATGGAAGAACAAATTGAAAAAACTAAAATAAGTTATACCCAAGATCAAAAAAATAAAGTGCACCAAGAAGTAGATTTTGTAAAAGAAACAATAGATTTCCAAATAGCAGATGCAGAAAATATCCTAAAAGCTAATTTAAAAGATAAGATAAATATTGCTATAAATGTAGCAAACTCTATTTATGATACATATAAAGATATTAACAGTAAAGAAGAGATAAAAGAAAAAATAGCAAAAACACTTTCACTAATTAAATTTGATGATGGTCTTGGCTATTACTTTATTTATGATAGTAAAACTAATGTTATGCTTGAACATCCTTTATCCGAACTTATTGGAAATGATATGACAACTTTTATAAATAATAGTGGTCAGAATCTTATTGAATTATTTACATCTGAACTTGAAAAGAATGAAATAGCTTATTCTAAAACTTATTTTGCCAAACCTAATGACAAAGAAAAAGAATTTCCTAAAATTACTTGCGTAACAAAATTTGAACCCCTAAATTTGGTGTTTGGTATTGGAGAATATCTTGATATTATAGAAAAACAAAGTAAAGAATATATAATAAATAGATTTTCAAAAACAAAATATTATGAAAAAGATAAATACATAGCTATTCTTGAAGTCCACGATTTAAAAGGTGGAGATGATTTTGCTACAGTATTATTAAACTCAAATAAACCTGAATTAATAGGGAATAAAACTTCTGATAAAGATTTGGATATTAAAGGGAATATGTATAAAAAAGATTACTTAACTTTAATAAAAGAAAAAGGAGAAGGTTTTACTGAGTATTGGTATAAAAAACCATCTACAAATCAGCCTGAATTAAAAATATCATATATATATTTCCAAAAAGATTGGAATTGGATAATTTTAAGTGGTTTTTATTATGATGATTTGGAAAAACAGATTTTATCTATGAAAGAATCAATCTCATCTTACACAAATCATACAATAAAAGAAACACTTTTTTGGGTTGGATTACTGTCTCTTTTTGCTATTTTAGTAGCAATAATTGTATCTTTGAAAATTGATAAAACAATAAAAGAATATACAAATGCAATAGTTGTTTATGAAGATAATAAAAGAAAACAAGAACATTTACTCATACAACAAAGTAAAATAGCAGCAATGGGTGAGATGATATTGAATATAGCTCATCAATGGAGACAGCCCTTATCTACAATTTCAACAGCAGCTACAGGAACAAAATTACAAAAAGAAATGAATTGTTTGAGTGATGAACAATTGAATACAGCTTTAACAACTATAAATGATTCAAGTCAACATTTATCTAAAATAATTGATGATTTTGGAGAGTTTTTTAATTCAAGTAACAATAGAATGAGTGAATATAATATTAATGATATTTTAGACAAAACATTAGAAATCATAAAAGCACAGTTCATAGATAAAAATATTGAATTAGTTAAGAATATAGAAGAATTTAAATTATTATCAATAGAAAATGAACTTATTCAAGTGTTAGTTAATATTTTAAATAATGCAGCTGATGCTTTAACTTTAAATAAAAATGAAAGAAAATTGATTTTTATAGAGGCTTATCAAAAAAAAAATCATTCATATATAAATATAAAAGATAATGCAGGTGGAATTCCTGAAAATATAATTGATAGAATTTTTGAGCCATATTTCACAACAAAACACCAAGCTCAAGGTACAGGAATTGGATTATATATGAGTGAAGAGATTGTTAAAAATCATTTAAATGGAACACTTAGTGCAGAAAATGATACTTATGAATATGAGGGTATTTCTTATGTTGGTGCAAAATTTATTATTAAAATAAATTAG
- a CDS encoding peroxiredoxin, with amino-acid sequence MLVTKKAPDFTATAVLADGQIVENFNLYENIGEKGAVLFFYPLDFTFVCPSEIIAFSKRIEDFTSRGVSVIGCSVDSQFSHFAWRETPVENGGIGRVKFPLVADLSKSISRDYDVLFGESVALRGSFLIDSDGTVRNAVINDLPLGRNIDEMIRMVDTMIFTNEHGEVCPAGWVKGDEGMKASTAGVAEYLGKNEGKL; translated from the coding sequence ATGTTAGTAACTAAAAAAGCTCCAGATTTTACAGCAACAGCTGTACTTGCAGATGGTCAAATTGTAGAAAATTTTAACTTATATGAAAACATTGGGGAAAAAGGTGCAGTATTATTTTTCTATCCATTAGATTTCACTTTTGTTTGTCCATCAGAAATCATTGCATTCTCAAAAAGAATTGAAGATTTTACATCAAGAGGTGTATCAGTAATAGGTTGTTCAGTAGATTCTCAATTCTCTCACTTTGCATGGAGAGAAACTCCTGTTGAAAATGGTGGAATTGGAAGAGTTAAATTCCCATTAGTAGCTGACCTTTCAAAATCAATTTCAAGAGATTATGATGTATTGTTTGGTGAATCAGTAGCATTAAGAGGATCATTTTTAATAGATTCAGATGGAACAGTAAGAAATGCAGTAATCAATGACTTACCACTAGGAAGAAATATTGATGAAATGATTAGAATGGTAGATACAATGATTTTTACAAATGAGCATGGAGAAGTATGTCCAGCTGGTTGGGTAAAAGGTGACGAAGGAATGAAAGCTTCTACTGCTGGTGTTGCTGAGTACTTAGGTAAAAACGAAGGAAAATTATAA
- the trxA gene encoding thioredoxin, whose amino-acid sequence MSKYIEVTTENIDEVIKSGVVLLDFWATWCGPCRMLSPVIDQLAIDFDGKAKICKVNSDDQQDLTVKYGVRSIPTLIFLKDGEIVDQMIGSSANKQTLTDKLNSLL is encoded by the coding sequence ATGAGTAAATATATAGAAGTAACAACAGAAAATATTGATGAAGTAATAAAAAGTGGTGTAGTATTACTAGATTTTTGGGCTACTTGGTGTGGACCTTGTAGAATGTTATCACCTGTAATTGATCAACTAGCAATAGATTTTGATGGAAAAGCAAAAATTTGTAAAGTAAATTCAGATGATCAACAAGATTTAACAGTTAAATACGGTGTAAGATCAATACCCACTCTTATTTTCTTAAAAGATGGAGAAATAGTAGATCAAATGATTGGTAGTTCGGCAAACAAGCAAACTCTTACAGATAAACTAAACTCTTTATTATAA
- a CDS encoding GGDEF domain-containing protein — MGASNDEVREFILLLPQTNLDNAYIVAENLRNKIENHSFEKVGQKTISIGISQFDNIEDTKQFIKRADDAMYKAKNSGRNKVLVSE; from the coding sequence TTGGGTGCCTCGAATGATGAAGTCAGGGAATTTATTCTTTTACTTCCTCAAACAAATTTAGATAATGCATATATAGTGGCTGAAAATCTAAGAAATAAAATAGAAAATCATTCTTTTGAGAAAGTTGGACAAAAGACTATAAGTATAGGAATTTCCCAGTTTGATAATATTGAAGATACTAAACAATTTATAAAAAGAGCAGATGATGCTATGTATAAAGCCAAAAATAGTGGAAGAAATAAAGTTTTAGTTTCAGAATAA
- a CDS encoding IS1634 family transposase, with protein MFIRKKRNASGSISVQIIEKIGRNNKVVQTIGSSKDEIEIELLYEEGLKLIPQLTKQPILNLFPNDNSENIIDTFVKNLSTNSIVCIGPELIIARLFDYIGFSKIIDDELLKHLVVTRLINPGSKLKVIEYLKRYRNIDIDIMKIYRFMDKFNVVYKEEIEQVAFEHTKKILGEITVLFYDVTTLYFESEDEDDLRRIGFSKDGKFQSPQIMLGLLVGEKGYPIGYDIYEGNSYEGNTFIPILQKFEKKFNLEKPIVIADSGLLSKNNIEQLKTHNYKYILGARIKNENHITKSKILSLNLDVNNAIATVAKGDDTLVLSYTDKRAKKDKYNREKGLKRLEKKIKSGRLTKDQINSRGYNKYLHLKNEIEVVIDYDKFNEDALWDGLKGYITNTTLSPSEVIENYSNLWHIERAFRISKTDLKIRPIHHYLRHRIEAHISISFIAYTVYKELERIIKLHDKNLSVQIALEEIKTIYGLEYINPLTHKKKFEVLQLNEIQLKIQNIIDIHIGCLE; from the coding sequence ATGTTTATTCGTAAAAAAAGAAATGCAAGTGGTAGTATAAGTGTTCAAATAATAGAAAAAATTGGAAGAAATAATAAAGTAGTGCAAACTATTGGTTCATCTAAAGATGAAATAGAAATAGAACTTTTATATGAAGAGGGATTAAAACTTATTCCACAACTCACCAAACAACCTATATTAAATTTATTTCCAAATGATAATAGTGAAAATATAATAGATACCTTTGTAAAAAATCTATCAACAAATAGTATTGTTTGTATTGGCCCAGAACTTATTATCGCAAGATTGTTTGATTATATTGGATTTAGTAAAATTATTGATGATGAACTTTTAAAACATTTAGTTGTAACAAGACTTATTAATCCAGGAAGTAAATTAAAAGTTATTGAGTATCTTAAACGATATAGAAATATAGATATTGATATTATGAAGATATATCGCTTTATGGATAAGTTTAATGTTGTATATAAAGAGGAGATTGAACAAGTAGCCTTTGAACATACAAAAAAAATATTAGGTGAAATTACTGTTTTATTTTATGATGTTACAACACTTTACTTTGAGAGTGAAGATGAGGATGATTTAAGAAGAATTGGATTTAGTAAAGATGGTAAATTTCAATCTCCACAAATAATGCTTGGACTTTTAGTGGGAGAAAAAGGTTATCCAATAGGCTATGATATTTATGAGGGGAATAGCTATGAAGGAAATACTTTTATACCAATACTTCAAAAGTTTGAAAAGAAATTTAATTTAGAAAAACCAATTGTAATAGCTGATTCAGGATTGTTATCTAAAAATAATATAGAACAACTAAAAACTCATAACTATAAATATATCTTAGGTGCAAGAATCAAAAATGAAAATCATATTACAAAAAGTAAAATATTATCTTTAAATCTTGATGTAAATAATGCTATTGCAACCGTTGCAAAAGGTGATGATACACTTGTGTTGTCATATACAGATAAAAGAGCAAAAAAAGATAAATATAATAGAGAAAAAGGTTTAAAAAGATTAGAAAAGAAAATCAAATCAGGAAGACTTACAAAAGATCAAATCAATAGTAGAGGATATAATAAATATTTACATCTTAAAAATGAAATTGAAGTAGTAATTGATTATGATAAATTTAATGAAGATGCACTTTGGGATGGTCTTAAAGGTTATATCACAAATACAACACTCAGTCCATCTGAAGTGATTGAAAACTACTCAAATCTGTGGCATATAGAAAGAGCCTTTAGAATTTCTAAAACAGATTTAAAAATAAGACCAATTCATCATTATCTAAGACATAGAATAGAAGCTCATATCTCAATATCATTTATTGCATATACAGTTTATAAAGAACTTGAAAGAATTATTAAACTTCATGATAAGAATTTGTCAGTGCAAATAGCCCTCGAAGAGATAAAAACAATCTATGGATTAGAATATATAAACCCACTTACACATAAGAAAAAATTTGAAGTGTTGCAACTTAATGAAATACAACTAAAAATTCAAAATATTATTGATATTCATATTGGGTGCCTCGAATGA
- a CDS encoding sensor domain-containing diguanylate cyclase, producing MQNSFKNNGEINIENFLNIKNIAIALLLSTVYVLLGILSMKYVTMSSGIAIAWLPNSLLLAFFLLKDIKQWKYYIPFFVMAEIVADYSTFTIIQALQFAFINIFETTLAAFLIKKFSGNQKVNFTNTKYVIMFFFIGLNIMPAIGALFGALVYSTRIDEHTTFFEFWRLWYFGDAVGILLLTPIMVILKENYESLKKYDFNILNIFVIVFALYLSIELFSTSNINLSLPATPFIFILALVWIIYKQGILPALILSLLISGTAIYYTVGGIGPFSIFLEKETTIYLQEFIFLLFIITIFVGALHKEIDDSKEELKKLNKTLENKVEEKTKSLVEANEKLIQLASKDTLTNIYNRRMIDEYISQETTKSKRHKSDFSLMILDIDYFKETNDKYGHQVGDEILIQICNIISNNIRESDIFGRWGGEEFILLLPQTNLDNAYIVAENLRNKIENHSFEKVGQKTISIGISQFDNIEDTKQFIKRADDAMYKAKNSGRNKVLVSE from the coding sequence ATGCAAAACTCATTTAAAAATAATGGAGAAATTAATATAGAAAATTTTTTAAATATAAAAAATATTGCCATAGCTTTATTATTATCAACTGTTTATGTGTTACTTGGTATCTTAAGTATGAAATATGTAACCATGTCTTCTGGTATCGCAATAGCTTGGCTTCCAAACTCTTTACTTCTTGCATTTTTTTTACTAAAAGATATTAAGCAATGGAAATATTACATTCCATTTTTTGTGATGGCAGAAATAGTAGCTGATTATTCAACATTTACTATTATTCAGGCCTTACAATTTGCTTTTATAAATATTTTTGAAACAACTTTAGCTGCATTTTTAATAAAGAAATTTTCTGGAAATCAGAAAGTAAATTTTACTAATACGAAATATGTAATAATGTTTTTCTTTATAGGATTAAATATTATGCCAGCAATTGGTGCTCTTTTTGGGGCACTTGTATATTCTACTAGAATAGACGAACATACAACTTTTTTTGAATTTTGGCGACTTTGGTATTTTGGAGATGCCGTTGGAATTTTATTATTAACTCCAATAATGGTTATATTAAAAGAAAATTATGAATCTTTAAAAAAATATGATTTTAATATTTTAAATATATTTGTAATAGTTTTTGCTTTATATTTATCCATAGAGTTATTTTCTACAAGTAATATAAATCTTTCATTACCCGCAACACCATTTATTTTTATTTTAGCACTTGTTTGGATTATCTATAAACAGGGAATTTTACCAGCGTTAATTCTTTCACTTTTGATTTCAGGGACAGCTATATATTATACTGTAGGAGGAATAGGACCTTTTTCAATATTTTTAGAAAAAGAGACTACTATATATTTACAAGAGTTTATATTTTTACTTTTTATTATTACAATTTTCGTTGGTGCTCTTCACAAAGAGATAGATGATTCTAAAGAAGAACTCAAAAAATTAAACAAAACCCTTGAAAATAAAGTTGAAGAAAAAACAAAATCATTAGTTGAAGCAAATGAAAAGTTAATTCAATTAGCATCAAAAGATACTTTAACAAATATTTATAATAGAAGAATGATTGATGAATATATTTCACAAGAAACTACAAAATCAAAAAGACATAAAAGTGATTTCTCTTTAATGATATTAGATATAGATTATTTTAAAGAAACAAATGATAAATATGGGCATCAAGTAGGAGATGAGATACTAATACAAATATGTAATATTATCTCCAATAATATTAGAGAATCAGATATTTTTGGAAGATGGGGTGGTGAAGAATTTATTCTTTTACTTCCTCAAACAAATTTAGATAATGCATATATAGTGGCTGAAAATCTAAGAAATAAAATAGAAAATCATTCTTTTGAGAAAGTTGGACAAAAGACTATAAGTATAGGAATTTCCCAGTTTGATAATATTGAAGATACTAAACAATTTATAAAAAGAGCAGATGATGCTATGTATAAAGCCAAAAATAGTGGAAGAAATAAAGTTTTAGTTTCAGAATAA
- a CDS encoding transporter substrate-binding domain-containing protein, producing the protein MGALKGIFRGSLNIFAQELGSYIGPTLSQLNYLSNKKELKLCIGPDSMPFEDFGENGEYIGLTSDYYKIFSKNLNIPINVVPVKTWKESIDLAKDRTCDIISAMQTEERKQYLNFTSPYLKTPVVIATNNDKPFISDFKDLTNEKIGVPKSYAYVEELKKIYPNINYVEVPTIKDGLKKVIDGELYGQVGTLASIGYFFITDFIGSLKIAGKTDKVNLELGIGVRNDDPILFDILQNQVENIDESFHNKVLNNWINIKYNTSIDYTLVYQILFLVFILACFFIYKQFYLRNMNKKLAEEVNKKTKLLVDSNKKLKINEQILKQYNKDLEIKIKEEVDKNIKIRKQLFTAEKISSMIEMINNISHQWRQPLSIISIISSGMLLKKEYGLLDDKEFRDNCIMIDNNVQFISKTIDNFRNFIDNDNNKKVFDLENAIEDFLNLVSALITNDHINIILNLEKDIKINGYENELIQCFINIFNNARTALNERKIEEKLIFITTSIEDNKVIITIKDNAQGISEEIMNKLFEPYITTKHQSQGIGLGLYITYNLIVDKMKGAIDIINTVFTYNNKKYNGVEVTITLPVETQTIHNNAPIEL; encoded by the coding sequence TTGGGAGCTTTAAAAGGTATTTTTAGAGGTTCCCTTAATATATTTGCGCAAGAACTAGGAAGTTATATTGGGCCTACGCTATCTCAATTAAATTATCTTAGCAATAAAAAAGAACTAAAATTATGTATTGGCCCTGATTCTATGCCCTTTGAAGATTTTGGAGAAAATGGCGAATATATTGGACTTACATCAGACTATTATAAAATATTTTCTAAAAATCTAAATATCCCAATCAATGTTGTACCTGTTAAAACATGGAAAGAATCTATAGACTTAGCAAAAGATAGAACATGCGATATTATATCAGCTATGCAGACAGAAGAAAGAAAACAATATCTAAATTTTACAAGCCCTTATTTAAAAACACCTGTTGTAATTGCTACAAATAATGATAAACCTTTTATTTCAGATTTTAAAGATTTAACAAATGAAAAAATAGGTGTACCTAAAAGTTATGCTTATGTTGAAGAACTAAAAAAAATCTATCCTAATATAAATTATGTTGAAGTACCAACAATAAAAGATGGTTTAAAAAAAGTTATAGATGGTGAATTATATGGACAAGTAGGAACCTTAGCTAGTATTGGATATTTTTTTATCACAGATTTTATAGGTTCTCTTAAAATTGCAGGGAAAACAGATAAAGTAAATTTAGAATTAGGAATAGGAGTTAGAAATGATGACCCTATACTTTTTGATATCTTACAAAATCAAGTAGAAAATATTGATGAATCTTTTCATAACAAAGTACTGAACAACTGGATAAATATTAAATATAATACTTCTATTGATTATACTTTAGTTTATCAAATCCTATTTCTAGTATTTATTTTGGCATGTTTTTTTATATATAAACAATTCTATTTAAGAAATATGAATAAAAAACTAGCAGAAGAAGTTAATAAAAAAACTAAATTACTTGTTGACTCTAATAAGAAGTTAAAGATAAATGAACAGATTTTAAAACAATATAATAAAGACTTAGAAATAAAAATAAAAGAGGAAGTTGATAAAAATATAAAAATACGAAAACAACTTTTTACTGCAGAAAAAATCTCATCAATGATAGAAATGATAAATAATATATCTCATCAATGGAGACAGCCTCTTTCTATAATATCAATTATATCAAGTGGAATGCTATTAAAAAAGGAGTATGGTTTACTAGATGATAAAGAGTTTAGAGATAATTGTATTATGATAGATAATAATGTTCAATTTATTTCTAAAACAATTGATAATTTCAGAAACTTTATTGATAATGATAATAATAAAAAAGTATTTGATTTAGAAAATGCAATAGAGGATTTCTTAAATTTAGTTAGTGCATTAATTACAAATGATCATATAAACATAATATTAAATTTAGAAAAAGATATAAAAATCAATGGATATGAAAATGAGTTAATTCAATGTTTCATTAATATTTTTAATAATGCAAGAACAGCTTTAAATGAAAGAAAAATAGAAGAAAAACTTATATTCATAACAACTTCAATTGAAGATAATAAAGTAATTATAACAATAAAAGATAATGCACAAGGAATAAGTGAAGAAATTATGAATAAATTGTTTGAACCATATATTACAACTAAACATCAATCCCAAGGAATAGGTTTAGGTCTTTATATTACTTATAATTTAATAGTTGATAAAATGAAAGGAGCAATTGATATAATTAATACAGTTTTTACTTATAATAACAAAAAATATAACGGGGTAGAAGTTACTATTACTTTACCTGTAGAAACACAAACAATTCACAATAACGCACCTATTGAGCTTTAA